One genomic segment of Ricinus communis isolate WT05 ecotype wild-type chromosome 5, ASM1957865v1, whole genome shotgun sequence includes these proteins:
- the LOC8262525 gene encoding protein BCCIP homolog isoform X2 — protein MPPKRSRWRRSTMARPLTYSPFARSVAHLASSYLIKRQKLNNKLLGSSPSALGDGIIKHSSKEKNKQSESSEEEELEGFIQADFVFFDPKPDEFHGVKILLQTYLDNKEWDLSGFVDIILGQTTVGTVVKIEDDEDGLFSVTTVLNLGRYKDHKCIMDIKEFLIKVCLERNILDDLRLLLGEQAQYVGLLVSQRVVNLPPELLPPLYDALFDEVLWATEDEPTEELRKSFCFKSYLLITKIYKHKNADQKKRQSSDNEEAIIYIKPEDEIFYKLRNYRLMGLVMAVEADEISKFREELHSLIDES, from the exons ATGCCACCAAAGCGATCAAGATGGCGCAGATCAACAATGGCTCGGCCACTGACTTATTCTCCATTTGCACGTTCAGTTGCTCATCTTGCCTCATCTTACCTGATTAAGCGTCAAAAGCTCAACAACAAGCTACTTGGATCTTCCCCAAGTGCACTAG GTGATGGAATTATCAAGCACTCTTCGAAAGAGAAGAATAAGCAGTCTGAGTCTTCTGAGGAAGAAGAGCTTGaa GGATTTATCCAAGCGgattttgtgttctttgatCCGAAACCCGATGAATTTCATGGAGTGAAGATTTTGCTGCAGACTTACCTTGATAATAAGGAGTGGGATTTGAGTGGTTTTGTAGACATAATTTTGGGGCAGACCACTGTGGGGACTGTTGTTAAAATAGAGGATGATGAAGATGGACTGTTCTCTGTCACTACTGTCCTTAACTTGGGGAGATATAAG GATCATAAATGCATTATGGATATCAAGGAGTTCCTCATCAAAGTATGTCTGGAAAGAAACATACTAGATGATTTGAGATTACTTTTAGGAGAGCAAGCACAATATGTAGGTCTCTTGGTGTCTCAGCGTGTTGTCAATCTTCCTCCCGAACTTTTGCCGCCTCTTTATGATGCCTTATTTGATGAAGTGTTATGGGCTACCGAAGATGAG CCAACAGAGGAGCTTAGGAAGTCTTTCTGCTTCAAGTCCTATTTGctaattactaaaatttataag CACAAGAATGCAGACCAGAAAAAGAGGCAAAGCAGTGACAATGAGGAAGCAATAATATACATTAAGCCTGAAGatgaaatattttacaaa CTAAGGAATTACCGGTTGATGGGGTTGGTCATGGCTGTAGAGGCAGatgaaatttctaaatttcggGAGGAGTTGCATTCGttgattgatgaatcatga
- the LOC8262524 gene encoding uncharacterized protein LOC8262524 yields the protein MDSFESNINNNNEDHQITNNHNTDHGWQKVTYAKRQRKQKPADTAAAVTNGKINGTAAANDKANVFRSLEQQSEERRRRIIESQRAADVPEAAPVRSKHHRSDDDEEDDDDSEDGAKGNEKAAEKKVKQKKAKKPKVTVAEAAVKIDASDLAAFLAEISESYEGQQEIMLMRFADYFGRAFSSVSSAQFPWVKLFRENSVAKMADIPLSHISDAVYKTSIDWINQRTIEALGSFVLWSLDCILHDLSSQQTGSKVSKKGVQQVSSKSQVGMFVVLAMVLRRKPDALVNVLPTLRDSSKYQGQDKLPVVAWMIAQVSQGDLAVGLYAWAHNLFPLVSGKSSNPQSRDIILQLVEKILSSPKAPTILVSGAVRKGERLVPPFALEILLRVTFPTSSARVKATERFEAIYPTLKDVALAGSVGSKAMKQVSLQILNFAFKAAGESNPELSKEAAGICIWCLTQNAECYKHWDKIYQENPEASIAILKKLLEEWKELSAKLSPLDPLRETLKSFRRKNEKAMASAEDAAKHALLRDADKYCKAILGKLSRGRFCTKMTVAVVALAVGAAIISPNMESWDWKKLAVFVNSQFSY from the exons atggaCTCTTTTGAATCAAACATTAACAACAACAATGAAGATCACCAAATTACCAATAACCACAACACAGATCACGGCTGGCAAAAGGTCACCTACGCTAAACGTCAGCGTAAGCAAAAACCGGCGGACACCGCCGCCGCCGTAACCAATGGTAAAATCAACGGAACTGCGGCGGCAAACGACAAGGCGAACGTATTCCGTTCATTAGAACAGCAATCAGAAGAGCGACGACGTCGAATCATCGAATCTCAGAGAGCAGCAGATGTGCCTGAAGCGGCTCCTGTGAGATCGAAACACCACCGATCCGACGACGATGAGGAAGACGACGACGATAGCGAAGATGGTGCTAAAGGAAATGAGAAGGCTGCAGAGAAGAAAGTGAAGCAAAAGAAGGCGAAGAAACCGAAGGTTACTGTTGCTGAAGCTGCCGTTAAAATTGATGCCTCAGATCTCGCCGCTTTTCTCGCCGAAATATCG GAATCGTATGAGGGGCAACAGGAGATAATGTTAATGAGATTTGCTGATTATTTCGGGAGAGCTTTTTCGTCTGTTAGTTCTGCTCAGTTTCCTTGGGTTAAATTGTTTAGGGAGAATTCTGTCGCTAAAATGGCTGAC ATTCCCCTGTCACACATTTCTGATGCTGTTTATAAGACATCCATAGATTGGATCAATCAACGCACTATTGAGGCACTGGGTTCCTTTGTGTTATGGTCTTTAGACTGCATCCTTCATGACTTGTCAAGCCAGCAAACTGGTTCTAAGGTTTCTAAAAAGGGTGTGCAACAAGTATCATCAAAATCTCAG GTTGGTATGTTTGTGGTCTTAGCGATGGTGTTGAGACGAAAGCCTGATGCCTTAGTTAATGTACTGCCTACATTGAGGGATAGTTCAAAATACCAAGGACAAGACAAACTTCCAGTTGTGGCATGGATGATAGCCCAG GTCTCTCAAGGAGATTTGGCTGTAGGGTTGTACGCATGGGCACACAACCTCTTCCCTTTAGTGAGTGGCAAAAGTTCTAATCCGCAGTCCAGGGATATAATTTTGCAGCTAGTAGAAAA AATTTTGTCTTCCCCTAAGGCTCCTACAATTTTAGTGAGTGGTGCTGTGAGGAAGGGAGAGCGCCTGGTGCCACCTTTTGCACTTGAGATACTACTGCGAGTGACATTTCCTACATCTTCAGCTAGAGTAAAG GCTACTGAGAGGTTTGAGGCAATATATCCTACCCTAAAAGATGTGGCTTTGGCTGGTTCTGTTGGAAGCAAAGCCATGAAACAAGTGTCATTGCAGATACTAAATTTTGCTTTTAAAGCAGCAGGGGAAA GCAATCCTGAGTTATCCAAGGAAGCAGCTGGCATTTGTATCTGGTGTTTGACCCAGAATGCTGAATGCTATAAGCATTGG GATAAAATTTACCAGGAGAATCCAGAAGCTAGCATCGCTATTCTTAAGAAACTGTTGGAGGAATGGAAGGAGCTCTCAGCTAAACTCTCACCTCTTGATCCTTTGAGGGAAACTCTCAAGAGTTTTAGACGGAAG AATGAGAAAGCAATGGCAAGTGCAGAAGATGCTGCTAAACATGCACTCCTCCGGGATGCTGACAAGTATTGCAAGGCGATATTGGGAAAGTTATCCCGTGGCCGTTTCTGCACAAAAATGACTGTTGCTGTTGTTGCACTGGCGGTTGGTGCTGCCATCATCTCCCCAAATATGGAGTCCTGGGATTGGAAGAAGTTGGCTGTATTTGTTAACTCCCAGTTCTCTTATTGA
- the LOC8262523 gene encoding NAD(P)H-quinone oxidoreductase subunit L, chloroplastic — MSCSLSFHIPKALPSLSPHRRKAPFYISSKYKPVHNSKLDKKVSSIRRSPEGYNDVKKFSLAVQLGAFFATVEQSALAVTGVNNEEDLTWVLIQSAIVAFWYFLIMPPIIMNWMRVRWYRRKLFEMYLQFMFTFIFFPGILLWAPFLNFRKFPRDPSMKYPWSTPENPSQIKNDYAKFPYATPEDYD, encoded by the exons ATGAGCTGCTCTTTAAGCTTCCATATCCCCAAGGCTTTGCCTTCTCTATCTCCTCATCGCAGAAAAGCTCCTTTCTATATTTCATCTAAATACAAGCCAGTCCACAATTCCAAGCTTGATAAG AAAGTCTCAAGCATCAGGAGAAGTCCTGAAGGCTACAATGATGTCAAGAAGTTCAGCTTGGCAGTTCAACTTGGTGCATTTTTTGCCACT GTCGAGCAGTCAGCATTAGCAGTTACTGGAGTGAATAATGAGGAGGATTTGACATGGGTTTTAATACAATCAGCAATTGTTGCCTTTTGGTATTTCCTCATCATGCCA CCTATTATCATGAATTGGATGAGAGTAAGATGGTACAGGAGAAAGCTCTTTGAAATGTACTTACAGTTCATGTTTaccttcattttctttccagG GATACTACTTTGGGCACCATTTCTGAACTTCAGGAAATTTCCAAGGGATCCATCCATGAAGTACCCATGGTCTACACCTGAAAATCCTTCgcaaattaaaaatgattatGCCAAGTTCCCTTACGCTACACCTGAAGATTATGACTAA
- the LOC8262525 gene encoding protein BCCIP homolog isoform X1 yields the protein MPPKRSRWRRSTMARPLTYSPFARSVAHLASSYLIKRQKLNNKLLGSSPSALGDGIIKHSSKEKNKQSESSEEEELEGFIQADFVFFDPKPDEFHGVKILLQTYLDNKEWDLSGFVDIILGQTTVGTVVKIEDDEDGLFSVTTVLNLGRYKDHKCIMDIKEFLIKVCLERNILDDLRLLLGEQAQYVGLLVSQRVVNLPPELLPPLYDALFDEVLWATEDEPTEELRKSFCFKSYLLITKIYKHKNADQKKRQSSDNEEAIIYIKPEDEIFYKHCSWSCCFPLHSEHVTTHELRNYRLMGLVMAVEADEISKFREELHSLIDES from the exons ATGCCACCAAAGCGATCAAGATGGCGCAGATCAACAATGGCTCGGCCACTGACTTATTCTCCATTTGCACGTTCAGTTGCTCATCTTGCCTCATCTTACCTGATTAAGCGTCAAAAGCTCAACAACAAGCTACTTGGATCTTCCCCAAGTGCACTAG GTGATGGAATTATCAAGCACTCTTCGAAAGAGAAGAATAAGCAGTCTGAGTCTTCTGAGGAAGAAGAGCTTGaa GGATTTATCCAAGCGgattttgtgttctttgatCCGAAACCCGATGAATTTCATGGAGTGAAGATTTTGCTGCAGACTTACCTTGATAATAAGGAGTGGGATTTGAGTGGTTTTGTAGACATAATTTTGGGGCAGACCACTGTGGGGACTGTTGTTAAAATAGAGGATGATGAAGATGGACTGTTCTCTGTCACTACTGTCCTTAACTTGGGGAGATATAAG GATCATAAATGCATTATGGATATCAAGGAGTTCCTCATCAAAGTATGTCTGGAAAGAAACATACTAGATGATTTGAGATTACTTTTAGGAGAGCAAGCACAATATGTAGGTCTCTTGGTGTCTCAGCGTGTTGTCAATCTTCCTCCCGAACTTTTGCCGCCTCTTTATGATGCCTTATTTGATGAAGTGTTATGGGCTACCGAAGATGAG CCAACAGAGGAGCTTAGGAAGTCTTTCTGCTTCAAGTCCTATTTGctaattactaaaatttataag CACAAGAATGCAGACCAGAAAAAGAGGCAAAGCAGTGACAATGAGGAAGCAATAATATACATTAAGCCTGAAGatgaaatattttacaaa CACTGTTCATGGTCGTGCTGTTTTCCTCTGCACTCAGAGCATGTAACGACTCATGAA CTAAGGAATTACCGGTTGATGGGGTTGGTCATGGCTGTAGAGGCAGatgaaatttctaaatttcggGAGGAGTTGCATTCGttgattgatgaatcatga
- the LOC8262525 gene encoding protein BCCIP homolog isoform X3: MPPKRSRWRRSTMARPLTYSPFARSVAHLASSYLIKRQKLNNKLLGSSPSALGDGIIKHSSKEKNKQSESSEEEELEGFIQADFVFFDPKPDEFHGVKILLQTYLDNKEWDLSGFVDIILGQTTVGTVVKIEDDEDGLFSVTTVLNLGRYKDHKCIMDIKEFLIKVCLERNILDDLRLLLGEQAQYVGLLVSQRVVNLPPELLPPLYDALFDEVLWATEDEPTEELRKSFCFKSYLLITKIYKHKNADQKKRQSSDNEEAIIYIKPEDEIFYKQLRFSTVHGRAVFLCTQSM, encoded by the exons ATGCCACCAAAGCGATCAAGATGGCGCAGATCAACAATGGCTCGGCCACTGACTTATTCTCCATTTGCACGTTCAGTTGCTCATCTTGCCTCATCTTACCTGATTAAGCGTCAAAAGCTCAACAACAAGCTACTTGGATCTTCCCCAAGTGCACTAG GTGATGGAATTATCAAGCACTCTTCGAAAGAGAAGAATAAGCAGTCTGAGTCTTCTGAGGAAGAAGAGCTTGaa GGATTTATCCAAGCGgattttgtgttctttgatCCGAAACCCGATGAATTTCATGGAGTGAAGATTTTGCTGCAGACTTACCTTGATAATAAGGAGTGGGATTTGAGTGGTTTTGTAGACATAATTTTGGGGCAGACCACTGTGGGGACTGTTGTTAAAATAGAGGATGATGAAGATGGACTGTTCTCTGTCACTACTGTCCTTAACTTGGGGAGATATAAG GATCATAAATGCATTATGGATATCAAGGAGTTCCTCATCAAAGTATGTCTGGAAAGAAACATACTAGATGATTTGAGATTACTTTTAGGAGAGCAAGCACAATATGTAGGTCTCTTGGTGTCTCAGCGTGTTGTCAATCTTCCTCCCGAACTTTTGCCGCCTCTTTATGATGCCTTATTTGATGAAGTGTTATGGGCTACCGAAGATGAG CCAACAGAGGAGCTTAGGAAGTCTTTCTGCTTCAAGTCCTATTTGctaattactaaaatttataag CACAAGAATGCAGACCAGAAAAAGAGGCAAAGCAGTGACAATGAGGAAGCAATAATATACATTAAGCCTGAAGatgaaatattttacaaa CAATTACGTTTCAGCACTGTTCATGGTCGTGCTGTTTTCCTCTGCACTCAGAGCATGTAA